The Deinococcus wulumuqiensis R12 genome has a window encoding:
- a CDS encoding helix-turn-helix domain-containing protein produces the protein MVKWRVGQFLEQNGITPYKLSEKTRGRISRNTIYEIARADTKQVKLETLDTLISTLRVMTGKSVQITDLLEYVADE, from the coding sequence ATGGTCAAGTGGCGCGTTGGACAGTTTCTGGAGCAGAACGGTATCACTCCCTACAAGCTTTCTGAGAAGACAAGAGGGCGGATCAGTCGGAACACCATCTATGAGATCGCACGTGCTGATACGAAGCAAGTCAAGCTAGAAACGCTCGACACATTGATTTCGACTCTCCGCGTTATGACCGGAAAAAGCGTGCAGATCACCGACTTGCTTGAGTACGTCGCAGACGAATAA
- a CDS encoding HNH endonuclease, translated as MTSYVTDDRRRRQNRSRARKVKAKGVFDTADIEARIDKQDACCHYCRQPLDFDGPNKWQVDHFIPLSRGGSNWASNIVISCRGCNKAKGDKMPWEFRPALFEEGCGRD; from the coding sequence ATGACCAGCTACGTGACCGACGACAGACGACGCCGACAAAACCGCAGCCGCGCCCGCAAGGTCAAGGCCAAGGGCGTTTTCGATACCGCTGACATTGAAGCTCGCATTGATAAGCAAGACGCCTGCTGCCATTACTGCAGGCAACCGTTGGACTTCGATGGCCCGAACAAGTGGCAGGTGGACCACTTCATCCCCCTCAGCCGAGGCGGGAGCAACTGGGCCAGCAACATCGTGATTTCCTGCCGGGGGTGCAACAAAGCGAAGGGCGACAAGATGCCTTGGGAGTTCAGGCCTGCCCTCTTTGAGGAAGGCTGCGGAAGAGACTGA
- a CDS encoding DUF4238 domain-containing protein, with protein sequence MSNPKKHQHFVPQFYLKYFADKNNRLAVVMPDGKVFPNPVSKVAQRRYFYSSILDEHLKEWGDQPVENMLSMIEPLYAQSFRRFIKSVKDNTHPDVFDKQLLAKYLFLQFVRTEQARKNFDPIEIKGKTIDQASLQIYGISTSFREDNEMVQSLLGKKWEVLRCHTGLRLPTSDHPIVVKPEVGGLQRLIDQGPDGMIKWKETTFYFAINSEILLKIHGSTGENSGLKISKISAEEYYWYIGYLIANSGRQVFAIPGDPSVKVASRLSAVLYAKRDERNSQIEDLKKSIGL encoded by the coding sequence ATGTCGAATCCCAAAAAGCATCAACATTTTGTTCCCCAATTTTACTTAAAATATTTTGCGGATAAAAATAATAGGCTGGCCGTTGTAATGCCAGATGGGAAGGTTTTCCCGAATCCTGTCTCAAAGGTTGCTCAACGCAGATACTTTTACTCCTCCATACTTGATGAACACCTCAAAGAATGGGGAGATCAACCCGTCGAGAACATGTTATCTATGATAGAGCCACTATACGCTCAATCATTTCGAAGATTTATAAAAAGCGTGAAGGATAATACACACCCAGACGTATTTGACAAACAACTGCTTGCGAAATACCTATTTCTGCAATTTGTCAGAACAGAGCAGGCAAGAAAGAATTTTGATCCTATAGAAATAAAAGGGAAGACAATTGATCAAGCTTCATTGCAGATCTATGGTATATCTACTTCCTTTAGAGAAGATAACGAGATGGTTCAGTCCCTGCTGGGAAAAAAATGGGAGGTATTGAGGTGTCACACGGGATTGCGCCTGCCAACATCTGATCACCCAATCGTTGTGAAGCCTGAGGTCGGTGGCCTACAACGCTTGATTGATCAAGGTCCTGATGGGATGATTAAGTGGAAGGAAACTACATTCTATTTTGCAATTAATAGCGAAATTTTGCTGAAGATTCACGGATCAACCGGAGAGAATTCCGGTTTAAAGATTTCTAAAATTAGTGCAGAAGAGTATTATTGGTATATTGGATATCTTATTGCCAATTCAGGAAGACAGGTGTTTGCCATACCAGGAGATCCGAGCGTGAAAGTGGCAAGCAGATTGTCGGCAGTATTGTATGCAAAGAGAGACGAAAGGAACTCGCAAATAGAAGACCTTAAAAAAAGCATCGGATTGTAG